One Rosettibacter firmus genomic window carries:
- the rplQ gene encoding 50S ribosomal protein L17, whose amino-acid sequence MRHRVKGRKLKRTSEHKRATLRNLATSLLKHKKIKTTVAKAKELRTFIEPLITKAKVDSVASRRYVATEIKDKSVLKELFSEIIPKIGDRPGGYTRIVKLGQRKGDGAELAIIELVDYSGIVKPKPEKKEKAEKETPVVEDKVEVSEAKTA is encoded by the coding sequence ATGAGACACAGAGTTAAAGGAAGAAAATTAAAAAGAACTTCTGAGCATAAAAGAGCAACACTCAGAAATCTTGCAACTTCTCTCTTAAAACATAAAAAAATTAAAACAACCGTTGCAAAAGCAAAAGAATTGCGTACTTTTATTGAACCACTAATAACAAAAGCAAAAGTAGATTCTGTTGCTTCGAGAAGATATGTTGCAACCGAAATTAAAGATAAGAGTGTTCTCAAAGAACTATTTTCTGAAATTATTCCTAAGATAGGTGATAGACCAGGTGGTTATACAAGAATTGTAAAATTAGGTCAGAGAAAAGGGGATGGTGCTGAACTTGCAATTATTGAATTAGTTGATTATAGTGGAATTGTAAAACCTAAACCTGAAAAGAAAGAGAAGGCAGAAAAAGAAACACCTGTTGTCGAAGATAAAGTCGAAGTTTCTGAAGCAAAAACAGCATAA
- the rpsK gene encoding 30S ribosomal protein S11: MAKAVKKTKKKVHVDAVGIAHIKASFNNVIVTITDIYGNTISWSSAGKNGFKGSRKNTPFAAQVTAEAAAKEAYDLGLRKVDVFIKGPGAGREAAIRALNTAGLEILSITDNTPIPHNGCRPPKRRRV, encoded by the coding sequence TTGGCTAAGGCAGTTAAAAAGACAAAAAAGAAAGTTCACGTTGATGCAGTTGGTATTGCTCATATAAAAGCTTCATTCAACAACGTGATAGTAACTATAACAGATATTTATGGAAATACAATTTCATGGTCTTCAGCAGGAAAAAATGGTTTTAAAGGTTCTAGAAAAAATACACCATTTGCTGCTCAAGTGACTGCTGAAGCTGCTGCTAAAGAAGCTTATGACCTTGGACTAAGAAAAGTTGATGTGTTTATTAAAGGTCCAGGGGCTGGTAGAGAAGCAGCAATTAGAGCACTTAATACAGCTGGATTGGAAATATTATCAATTACTGATAATACTCCAATTCCACATAATGGTTGTAGACCACCTAAACGTAGAAGAGTATAA
- a CDS encoding DNA-directed RNA polymerase subunit alpha, whose amino-acid sequence MSYPFIKMPDGVIQDESSKSATFGRFIIQPLERGFGVTLGNSLRRVLLSSLPGAAITAVKIDGVLHEFSTIPGVLEDVTEIILNLKKVRLKLLNKKTTSTQISILGPADFKAEDIQKACPDVEILNPEQHIAKLNADAKINMELRFGMGKGYVPAEEQKTPDMTIGTIPIDSIYTPIVNVRYDVENVRIGERNDYEKLTIEIKTDGSITPEEALSTSAKILKDHIQLFINFDVEPEVEKVETQVDAETERIRKILLTNVEDLELSVRSHNCLKSANIKTIADLVRRDENEMLKFRNFGRKSLAELKEIVEGFGLHFGMDVDKYLVDKSEKK is encoded by the coding sequence ATGAGCTATCCGTTTATTAAAATGCCCGATGGCGTTATTCAAGACGAATCCTCAAAAAGTGCTACATTCGGGAGATTTATTATTCAACCATTAGAAAGAGGATTTGGAGTTACTTTAGGTAATTCGTTAAGAAGGGTGTTACTATCCTCTCTTCCAGGTGCAGCAATTACTGCTGTTAAAATTGATGGAGTTCTTCATGAATTTTCAACTATTCCAGGTGTTCTTGAAGATGTAACAGAAATTATCTTGAATCTTAAAAAAGTTCGTCTAAAACTTCTTAATAAAAAAACAACCAGCACTCAAATTTCGATTTTGGGACCAGCAGATTTTAAGGCTGAAGATATTCAAAAAGCTTGTCCCGATGTTGAAATCCTTAATCCAGAACAGCATATTGCTAAACTAAATGCAGATGCAAAAATAAATATGGAACTTCGCTTTGGTATGGGAAAAGGTTATGTACCAGCAGAAGAACAGAAAACTCCTGATATGACTATTGGTACCATACCAATTGATTCTATTTATACCCCAATAGTTAATGTTCGTTATGATGTTGAAAATGTTCGCATAGGCGAAAGAAATGATTATGAAAAGTTAACAATTGAGATTAAGACAGACGGTTCCATTACACCAGAAGAAGCACTTTCAACATCAGCTAAAATATTAAAAGATCATATTCAATTATTTATAAACTTTGATGTTGAACCCGAAGTAGAAAAAGTTGAAACACAGGTTGATGCAGAGACAGAAAGAATTAGAAAAATTCTTTTAACCAATGTTGAAGATTTAGAACTAAGTGTTCGTTCTCATAATTGCTTAAAATCTGCAAATATTAAAACAATTGCTGATCTTGTTAGAAGAGATGAAAATGAGATGCTGAAGTTTAGAAACTTTGGTAGAAAATCATTAGCAGAACTTAAAGAAATTGTTGAAGGTTTTGGACTCCATTTTGGTATGGATGTCGATAAATATCTTGTTGATAAATCAGAAAAAAAATAG
- the rpsD gene encoding 30S ribosomal protein S4, giving the protein MARYIGPSCKLCRRERQKLFLKGTKCYTEKCPLERKNYAPGQHGLTRRAKFSEYGVQLREKQKVKRIYGLLETQFKLYFEKAMRQKGVTGANLIKLLERRLDNVVYRLGFAPSRKAARQLILHRHFTVNNKIVNIPSYLLSPGDVVAVREKSKKLDVIHNSLRRTKDNLYSWLSVDKATLSGTFINIPEREEIPLNANEQLIVELYSK; this is encoded by the coding sequence ATGGCAAGATATATTGGTCCAAGTTGCAAATTATGCAGAAGAGAAAGACAAAAACTATTTTTAAAAGGTACTAAGTGTTATACCGAAAAATGCCCTCTTGAACGTAAAAATTATGCTCCAGGGCAACATGGTTTAACACGTAGAGCGAAATTTTCTGAATACGGTGTTCAGTTAAGAGAAAAACAAAAAGTTAAAAGAATTTATGGGTTACTCGAAACTCAATTCAAGCTTTATTTTGAAAAAGCAATGAGACAAAAAGGTGTAACAGGTGCTAATCTTATTAAATTGTTAGAAAGAAGATTGGATAATGTTGTGTATCGTTTGGGATTTGCTCCATCAAGAAAAGCAGCTCGTCAGTTGATATTACATAGACATTTTACAGTTAATAATAAAATTGTGAATATACCATCTTACTTGTTATCTCCTGGAGATGTTGTTGCTGTTAGAGAAAAAAGCAAAAAACTTGATGTAATCCATAATTCATTAAGAAGAACAAAAGATAATCTATACAGTTGGTTGTCGGTCGATAAAGCTACTCTTTCTGGTACTTTTATTAATATTCCAGAAAGAGAAGAAATACCACTTAATGCAAATGAACAACTAATTGTAGAATTATATTCTAAGTAA
- the fumC gene encoding class II fumarate hydratase, with protein sequence MEYRIETDSMGEVKVPADKYYGAQTARSLMNFKIGGERFPFELIRALAIVKKAAAITNNELGLLSDEKKELIVKAAEEVIEGKLNEHFPLVVWQTGSGTQTNMNVNEVIANRAIEMAGGVLGSKKPIHPNDDVNKSQSTNDAFPTAIHIAVVEEIHRRLIPMVTKLRDALEAKSNEFKDIIKIGRTHLMDATPLTLGQEFSGYAQQLTNGLARINDALKRLYEIPLGGTAVGTGLNTHPDYAVKVAEKISEITGKPFKTAPNKFEAMAGKDALVELSGVLKTLAASLMKIANDIRWLGSGPRCGIGEISLPENEPGSSIMPGKVNPTQSEAMTMVCAQVFGNDVTINIAGASGNFELNVFMPVIAYNILQSIRLLADACESFTDNCVVGIVANENNIKKHLENSLMLVTALNPVIGYDNAAKVAKKAHKENKTLKEAALELGLLTSEQFDEIVRPEKMIGPKI encoded by the coding sequence ATGGAATATAGAATTGAAACTGATAGTATGGGCGAAGTAAAAGTACCCGCTGATAAGTATTACGGAGCTCAAACAGCAAGATCTCTTATGAATTTTAAGATTGGTGGCGAACGTTTTCCATTCGAACTAATAAGAGCTCTTGCAATTGTAAAAAAAGCCGCTGCAATTACTAACAACGAATTAGGTTTACTATCGGATGAAAAAAAAGAATTAATTGTAAAAGCAGCAGAAGAAGTAATCGAAGGGAAGTTAAATGAACATTTTCCGCTGGTTGTATGGCAAACAGGAAGTGGTACTCAAACAAATATGAATGTAAATGAAGTTATTGCTAATCGTGCAATTGAAATGGCTGGTGGTGTTTTAGGTAGTAAAAAACCAATTCATCCAAATGATGATGTAAACAAGTCCCAATCTACAAACGATGCTTTTCCAACTGCAATTCATATTGCTGTAGTGGAAGAAATTCATCGAAGATTAATTCCAATGGTAACTAAACTCCGTGATGCATTAGAAGCAAAATCCAATGAGTTTAAAGACATTATTAAAATAGGTAGAACACATTTAATGGATGCAACTCCATTAACATTAGGACAGGAATTTTCTGGTTATGCACAGCAGTTAACAAATGGTTTAGCAAGAATTAATGATGCATTAAAGAGATTATATGAAATTCCTTTAGGAGGTACTGCAGTTGGTACTGGATTAAATACTCATCCAGATTATGCTGTCAAAGTAGCAGAGAAAATTTCTGAAATAACTGGTAAGCCATTTAAAACTGCTCCAAACAAATTTGAAGCAATGGCAGGTAAAGATGCACTTGTAGAATTAAGTGGTGTTTTAAAAACGTTAGCTGCATCATTAATGAAAATTGCAAATGATATTCGCTGGCTTGGTTCTGGACCAAGATGTGGAATTGGAGAAATCTCATTACCAGAGAATGAACCAGGTAGTTCAATTATGCCTGGCAAAGTAAATCCAACTCAATCAGAAGCAATGACAATGGTTTGTGCTCAAGTTTTTGGTAATGATGTAACAATTAACATTGCAGGAGCCAGTGGAAATTTTGAGCTTAACGTCTTTATGCCTGTAATTGCTTACAATATATTACAATCAATAAGATTACTGGCAGATGCTTGCGAAAGTTTCACGGATAATTGTGTAGTAGGAATTGTTGCTAATGAAAACAACATTAAAAAACATCTTGAAAATTCTTTAATGCTTGTTACTGCACTTAATCCAGTTATTGGTTATGATAATGCAGCAAAAGTTGCAAAAAAAGCACACAAAGAGAACAAAACATTAAAAGAAGCTGCACTGGAACTTGGATTATTAACATCTGAGCAATTTGATGAGATTGTAAGACCAGAAAAAATGATTGGACCAAAAATTTAA
- a CDS encoding C40 family peptidase, whose amino-acid sequence MLFRILKSFIIGIAFIILFEGCAPSSSSQRYGQSKTKKEQQKKLVRYSKQDTSKKDTIKLKPSSENTIDTTQEEFDEMPVEENPIDKEKFVANYKNYINPDVPLSFRERILLEIIKYLDAPYKYGGNSNDGIDCSGFTRQIFLNTFSIELPRSAREQFQIGEKVEKNELEFGDLVFFNTSRRSKPGHVGIYIGDNQFVHSSRKLGVTISSLNEKYYAKRYYGARRIEIPSE is encoded by the coding sequence AATATTAAAATCATTTATAATAGGCATAGCTTTCATCATTTTATTTGAAGGCTGTGCCCCTTCATCCAGTTCACAAAGATATGGTCAATCAAAAACAAAAAAAGAACAGCAAAAAAAGTTAGTTAGATATTCCAAACAGGATACATCAAAAAAAGATACAATTAAACTTAAACCCTCATCAGAAAACACAATCGATACTACACAGGAAGAATTTGATGAAATGCCTGTTGAAGAAAATCCAATAGATAAAGAAAAATTTGTAGCAAATTATAAAAATTATATTAATCCAGACGTACCTCTATCTTTTAGAGAAAGAATTTTGCTGGAAATAATTAAATATCTTGATGCACCTTATAAATATGGTGGCAATTCTAACGATGGAATTGATTGCTCTGGATTTACAAGACAAATTTTCTTAAACACATTTTCTATAGAATTACCTCGTTCTGCAAGAGAACAATTTCAGATTGGTGAAAAAGTAGAAAAAAATGAATTAGAATTTGGAGATTTAGTTTTCTTCAATACAAGCAGAAGATCCAAACCAGGACATGTTGGAATTTATATTGGTGATAATCAATTTGTTCACTCAAGTAGAAAACTTGGAGTTACAATTTCTTCTTTAAACGAAAAATATTATGCAAAAAGATATTATGGAGCAAGAAGAATAGAAATACCTTCCGAATAA